The Klebsiella quasivariicola region CCGGCCAGCGGCGCATCGCGGTCAGCGATCCGCTGATGGTCGCCTTTCGCGATAACAGCGTGCTGGGCCTGCCCTGGCCGCTGATCTATCTGCTGGGGGTATTTATCCTGTTCCAGTTCCTGCTCCACCACTCCCGCTTCGGCCAGCATGTGCAGGCGGTGGGCGGCAACCGCGATATGGCGCAGATGAGCGGCCTGAACGTGCGCCGCCTGACCCTGCTGGTCTGGCTGTTAGCGGGCATTGCCGCCGGGCTGGCTATTCTGCCGCTGCTCAGCCAGGGCTCCGGCAGTTCCAGCGGGACGGCCACGCCGCTGCTGCTGGAAACCGTGCTGGCGACCTTTATCGGCGCCGCCTTCTCGCGCCGTCGGGTGGTCACCATCTGGGGGGCGCTGCTGGGGGCGATTCTGGTCAATGCCCTCTCTAACGGGCTCGGCCTGCTGGGGGTCAATATCTTCTGGATGGGCGCCATTAAAGGCGGCCTGATCCTGGTGGTGCTGGCGGCATCGGCGGTCAGACACAAAGGAGGCGAGGCATGAGCCAGATAACCCTGAAAACCCCTGCCCCGACAGAACAGACGGCCAGCAGCCCGCTGGCCTGGCTATCGCGGGCCGGATTTGGCGTCATCACCCTGCTGGCCATCGCCCTGTTTGGCTGGGCGAATCCGGTATTTTTAACCGTGGATAACTGGGCCAACCTGCTGCAGGGCAGCGCGATCCTGCTGATTGTGGCGATGGCGATGACCCTGATCGTCAGCGCCGGGGCGATTGATCTGTCGGTGGGCGTTGCGCTCGATTTCGGCGCCGCCTTCGCCCTCGTCGCCCTGAAAACCTGGCATCTGCCGTGGCAGGCCGCGGTGGGCTGCGCCCTGCTTGGCGGCGTCCTGATTGGCCTGCTCAATGCCTTTCTGATCCTCATCTGCCGGATCCGCCCCTTCCTCGCCACGCTCGGCACCTGGTTTATCGCCAGCAGCGCCGAGCGCATCTATACCGACGGCGGCGGCGCGATAGCCTATCGGCGGATGGCGCCGGAATATCACGATCTGGCAGTGGGCAGCCTTGGTGGGATCCCCACGCCGGTGGTGATTGTGCTGGCGCTGTGGCTGGTGGCCTGGCTGGTCACCGAGCGCACGCTGTGGGGCAAATATGTCCGCGCCATCGGTCAGAACAGCGAAGCAGCGCGCATCGCCGGGATCCGCGATCGCCTGACCATGCTCGGCGTGCTGGTGGCCGCCTCGGCGCTCTGTGCCGTCGGCGGGGTGATCCTCTCCGCCAACCTGCGGCAGTTTACCCCGCTGGCCGGGCAGTCTTACCTGATGGACGCCATTGCGGCAGTATTTATCGGCACCGCCTTTAATCGTCTGGGCCGGGTCAGCATCCTTGGCACCCTCGGCGGCGTGCTGTTCCTTGCCATTATTGATAATGGCCTGAACCTGATGGGGCTCAATTATCTGGTGAAGGACGCGCTGGTCGGCGTGATTCTGGTGGTGGCCCTCGCCCTTTCCTTCTGGCAGGCGCGCATGCGCCAAACGCATCGCTAAACGGGAGAACGATGGCAACCTTTGACGCCGTGTTTGTCGGCCTGACTATTCTGGATATCGCCGGGCGCCCGGTGGTGGCGATCCCGCCGCGCGGCGGCGTCGCCTTTATTGAGCAAATTCGCCTCAACCCCGCCGGCACCGCCGCCGGGGCCAATATTAACGCCGCGAAGCTGGGGATCCGCACCGCAGCGGTGGCCTGCCTGGGTGAAGATGAAAAGGCCGACTTTATCCTCGCCAGCTATGCCCGGCTGGGCATCGACTGCTCGCTTATCCAGCGCACCGCGCTGAAAGAGACCTCGGCGACGATCCTGCCGATTCGCCCCAACGGCGAGCGTCCGGCCCTGCACTGCCGGGGCGCATCCGACGCCCTGTTTGTCAGTGACGCGGAATTTGACGCCGTCCTCGACTGTCGTTTCCTGCATCACGGCGGGACCGGACTGCTGGCGGCAATGGATCAGGGGCAGAGCGCGCGGCTGTTGCAGGCGGCTAAAGCGCGCGGAGTCACCACCAGCTTTGACCTTATCGCCCCGAATGAAGACACCCTTGAACTGCTGCGGCCCCTGCTGCCGTCGGTGGATTATTTCATGCCTTCGCTGGAGGAAGCCGCTTTTCTCTGCGGCGAGACCCAGCCGGAGGCCATCGGCCGTTTCTTCCTGGCGCTCGGCGTGGGCACCTGTATTCTGAAAGACGGCGAGAACGGCTCCTGGCTTATCCGTGGCGATGGCGCGCTGGAGCATATTGCGCCGTGGCCCGTCGAGGCAGTGGATACCACCGGCTGCGGCGACAGCTACTGCGGCGGGTTTATTGCCGCGCTGGCGCGCGGGCTCAGCGTGAAAGCAGCGTGTGACGTCGCCTCGGCGGTGGCCGCGCTGGTGGCAACCGGGATGGGATCGGATGCCGGGGTGGTAGACTGGGAACAGACCCAGGCTTTTATGGCGGCCCATCGCCCCTGACGTTGGACCCACGCCGCTGCAGGACGCGGCGGCGCAAGCGGCTTAACGC contains the following coding sequences:
- a CDS encoding ABC transporter permease encodes the protein MSTAILRRGRPGLATLIEKFPLILFLALLVWLSVQSPYFLSWQNISLMLVQSVPLAILCFGLVCVIAVGGDDVVSGGIDLSLPATAVLGVALLSLGLAEWHTPYLLLLALLAAVCLLCGAINGLLVLAAGLPPLLATLSTSVAFTGLTDLLTGQRRIAVSDPLMVAFRDNSVLGLPWPLIYLLGVFILFQFLLHHSRFGQHVQAVGGNRDMAQMSGLNVRRLTLLVWLLAGIAAGLAILPLLSQGSGSSSGTATPLLLETVLATFIGAAFSRRRVVTIWGALLGAILVNALSNGLGLLGVNIFWMGAIKGGLILVVLAASAVRHKGGEA
- a CDS encoding ABC transporter permease, with translation MSQITLKTPAPTEQTASSPLAWLSRAGFGVITLLAIALFGWANPVFLTVDNWANLLQGSAILLIVAMAMTLIVSAGAIDLSVGVALDFGAAFALVALKTWHLPWQAAVGCALLGGVLIGLLNAFLILICRIRPFLATLGTWFIASSAERIYTDGGGAIAYRRMAPEYHDLAVGSLGGIPTPVVIVLALWLVAWLVTERTLWGKYVRAIGQNSEAARIAGIRDRLTMLGVLVAASALCAVGGVILSANLRQFTPLAGQSYLMDAIAAVFIGTAFNRLGRVSILGTLGGVLFLAIIDNGLNLMGLNYLVKDALVGVILVVALALSFWQARMRQTHR
- a CDS encoding carbohydrate kinase family protein, yielding MATFDAVFVGLTILDIAGRPVVAIPPRGGVAFIEQIRLNPAGTAAGANINAAKLGIRTAAVACLGEDEKADFILASYARLGIDCSLIQRTALKETSATILPIRPNGERPALHCRGASDALFVSDAEFDAVLDCRFLHHGGTGLLAAMDQGQSARLLQAAKARGVTTSFDLIAPNEDTLELLRPLLPSVDYFMPSLEEAAFLCGETQPEAIGRFFLALGVGTCILKDGENGSWLIRGDGALEHIAPWPVEAVDTTGCGDSYCGGFIAALARGLSVKAACDVASAVAALVATGMGSDAGVVDWEQTQAFMAAHRP